Proteins encoded in a region of the Sugiyamaella lignohabitans strain CBS 10342 chromosome B, complete sequence genome:
- the SOF1 gene encoding Sof1p (Protein required for biogenesis of 40S (small) ribosomal subunit; has similarity to the beta subunit of trimeric G-proteins and the splicing factor Prp4p; essential gene; GO_component: GO:0030686 - 90S preribosome [Evidence IDA] [PMID 12150911]; GO_component: GO:0005730 - nucleolus [Evidence IEA]; GO_component: GO:0005730 - nucleolus [Evidence IDA] [PMID 15367670]; GO_component: GO:0005730 - nucleolus [Evidence IDA] [PMID 8508778]; GO_component: GO:0005634 - nucleus [Evidence IEA]; GO_component: GO:0030529 - ribonucleoprotein complex [Evidence IEA]; GO_component: GO:0032040 - small-subunit processome [Evidence IDA] [PMID 12068309]; GO_function: GO:0003729 - mRNA binding [Evidence IDA] [PMID 23222640]; GO_process: GO:0000462 - maturation of SSU-rRNA from tricistronic rRNA transcript (SSU-rRNA, 5.8S rRNA, LSU-rRNA) [Evidence IMP] [PMID 8508778]; GO_process: GO:0006364 - rRNA processing [Evidence IEA]; GO_process: GO:0042254 - ribosome biogenesis [Evidence IEA]) encodes MFAQPFVGQLGRGHIDGVYSIAKNSRSLNRLATGSGDGIIKLWDMSARDEVFSVKAHENIVRGLTMTPSGSLLSCASDKTVKLWNVKDAKSASEPLQTYLGVGAFNGIDHHRDEGKFVTAGTTVELWDTARSKPTSNLSWGADNVNTVKFNQTETSILASAGSDRSLVIYDLRTASPVQKLVSTLSTNAIAWNPMEAFNFAAASEDHNIYLYDMRKLDRALNVYKDHVAAVLDVDFSPTGQELVTGSYDRSIRIFRLKEGHSRDIYHTKRMQRVFCVKFSMDSKYIISGSDDGNVRLWRSVASQRSGVKSTRERTKLEYDDALKERFKHMPEIKRIARHRHVPKAIKKASEIKKVELESIKRRQDNMRRHSKKGAVPYEKEREKHIVGTAIKD; translated from the coding sequence ATGTTTGCTCAGCCATTTGTTGGTCAACTCGGCAGAGGTCATATTGACGGTGTGTACAGCATTGCTAAGAACTCGAGAAGCTTGAACAGATTGGCCACTGGAAGTGGTGATGGTATCATCAAATTGTGGGATATGTCTGCCCGAGATGAAGTCTTCTCGGTTAAAGCACACGAAAATATTGTACGAGGTTTGACCATGACTCCCAGTGGTTCTCTGTTGTCATGTGCCAGTGACAAGACTGTCAAGTTGTGGAACGTTAAAGATGCCAAGAGCGCTAGTGAACCCTTACAAACATATCTCGGAGTTGGTGCTTTCAATGGAATTGATCACCACAGAGATGAAGGTAAATTTGTTACTGCCGGTACCACAGTCGAGCTATGGGACACTGCTAGATCTAAACCTACAAGCAACCTGTCATGGGGTGCTGATAATGTGAACACCGTCAAATTTAACCAGACTGAAACTTCTATTCTTGCATCTGCTGGCTCTGATAGATCGTTGGTTATCTACGATCTCCGTACCGCATCTCCAGTTCAAAAACTGGTGTCCACACTCAGCACCAACGCTATCGCATGGAATCCAATGGAGGCATTTAactttgctgctgccagtgaAGACCACAATATCTACCTTTACGACATGCGTAAGCTGGATAGAGCATTAAATGTATACAAGGACCATGTTGCTGCAGTTCTGGATGTCGACTTTTCGCCCACTGGACAAGAGTTAGTTACCGGTTCGTACGACCGGTCCATTAGAATCTTCCGTCTTAAAGAAGGTCATTCCAGGGACATTTACCACACCAAACGAATGCAAAGAGTGTTCTGTGTCAAATTCTCAATGGATTCAAAATACATCATTTCCGGATCAGACGACGGTAATGTGCGACTGTGGCGAAGTGTGGCATCGCAACGCTCGGGTGTCAAATCCACTCGTGAACGGACCAAACTCGAATACGACGATGCGCTCAAAGAACGATTCAAGCACATGCCCGAAATCAAGCGCATTGCCAGACACAGACACGTTCCCAAAGCCATCAAGAAGGCATCCGAGATCAAGAAAGTCGAGCTCGAGAGCATCAAACGCCGTCAAGACAACATGCGCCGCCACAGCAAGAAAGGAGCTGTGCCTTACGAAAAAGAGCGCGAGAAGCACATCGTCGGCACCGCCATCAAAGACTAG